ttactgtagcttaattatccgggcgtcacaccaacCCCTGCACCCCGTCACCAGCTCCGGTCGCCCCCACCGCCCTTATTGTCGGGATGTTGATCCTTTGCCTTCTTTTTTAGGCAACGGGCTTGTCGTGTCCCCGATTTGATCCTCCAGGCCTCTGCTTTCTGTGGATCCTCCACCTCCGCCGGTCCGACAACTCGTGAGCGGGTTCAGTCAGGGAAACGGAGCGCGCCACGTTGACGTCGACGCAAAACAGCACGTACCCGACGACGGAGGCCCGGGACTACTGTTGTCGGCTAAGCTGCTTGGTGGCGTAGAAGTAGGGCGGCAGATATTGTTCCGGCCAGGACGCCGTGTGCATGGTCGGCTGCTGCGGCGGTGCCACGTGCCCTCAGGCATGCCCGACCCCTGCACCCCGTCACGAGCTCCGGTCGCCCCCACCGCTCTTATTGTCAGCATGTTGATCCTTTGCCTTCTTTTTTAGGCAACGAGCTTGTCGCGTCCCCGATTTGATCCTCCAGGCCTCTGCTTTCTGTGGATCCTCCACCTCCGCCGGTCCGACAACTCGTGAGCGGGTCCATGCAGCGGCGGAAAGCGAAAAAGGGGGGAATTTGGGTGGAGAGTGGCAACGATCAGAGCGGAGAGGGTGGAGAAAGGAGGGTTGGTGCAGAAACAGTCGGCCACTCCACATGCGCGGGCTCCGCCTTGTTTTTGAGTGTGCAGGGGGTATCGGAATTCGATGTGCCGgatgtccggactcccgcaaagcatCCCTTGTTTGCGGGATTTCAGACAACCGGACCGGTCCGTGGACCGACGGGTAATTTCTTATGTTGCTGGGATAATTTTATCAAAGCTCTTTGGTTCGATTTGGTTTGATTGACCAAACCACAGTTAGACAGTCACGGACTGTACTGAATGAATATGTGGTGCGGTGTACTTCGCATTACCTCTGTTtttaaatataagatgtttttgtagtttacatagaaaaatagaaaaatcctTGGCAATCATAGTTAGGAGGTCGAGAAGAAAGAGCCATTTATACAACTGTTGTATTTTGACCATGCGCCTCCGCAAGATGCACCATTCACACCTGTCAGTTGTGATATTACGGTTTCTCAAAAAAAATGTTGTCATATTACACCCGCCAACTCTAATAGTTGAAAAAATACAGCAAAGTTCATGATTACAAGGCTTGAGAATTAACAGTTGATATAACTAATGAGGGGGGAAAGGCGCAACCCATAcaacaatatataatataaaaacacTGGATAGTCACAAATCATTTGACAGAATGACACTGACTGCATGGCTTCTTGATATTTAGCTTAACATTAGAGGGGACCTTCCCCACGATGTATTTTTCGATAGCCAGAACTGCCTTGTGGGCATCTCTGATCATACGTTTTCCTATAGGAGAGCTGCAACCACCAATTTCGTGGACAGCCAACCTATCAACATGCTCATAATCAGCACCATATATGGTGTCTAGTGTAAGATTCTCGAGTGATGTTGCACTGTCAAGAATATGGCATGTTAGCTCAATCATGCTTTTTGCAGAGCAAAAGCCATCGATCTTCACGTTCTTGATACTGACGTGGTGGTGTTCTGGCATCTTTCTCAGAAGCGAGTAATCTCCAGATACAGAATCATGCTTCATGCGAGTCTGGCATACCTGCAGGTAAACAGACATGAATTACCGGTTTCTCATATACTCCCTGCGCCCCAAAATAtaatattttgggacggaggaggTATAAGATACCTTCACAAGACAGAAGAGCGACTTACAGACAATTCGAAAGTTTCCAACACAGGGCAATCATCCAGGAAAAAAGCTAGAGACAAGTAATCATAAGCTGGGGAAAAGGCCCCTTCTGCAACAGAAAGACAAATCTCCAACAGCTTGAGGTGCAGGAATTTGGCAGGTACGATTGGTGTATTAAGAACCTGCATAAAAGCATGTAGATTAATTATATTCTAAGACATGCTTATTACTACAACAGCAACATCAACATCAACAATGGCTAATCAAATAATAGTGCTAGTTACCCTTCAAATAATAAATATAGAGTTTAATGTACCTCAGCAGCTGAAGAAATGCCAAGAGTTTCAAGATTTGGCATAATCTGTGGAAGCTCGGCACGGGCATAATAAACGAGGTTATACTCAAAGGGCCACAACATCTCTAGGTTCTTCACTCGCAATGAATCTCCAAATGGAAGTCGTACGAGAGTAGTATCAATACGAACCGTGCAAAGATTCGGAGCTTTGTTCTCTATCACTTCCAGTGTTTTGCATCTAGACACTGTCAGGTGGTTGAACTGGTTTAGCAGGGACGGTATCTTCAGGCAAGTGATATTATTGCATTTGCTAAGATCCAGCTCCTCCAAAACAAAAGAATTGGAAAGAAGGCACCCCAAATCCTCCCCTGTAATATGTACCTCAGACAGATGCATCTTTCTCAAGCAACCAAGTCCAGCCATGGGCTGGAAGGCACATCCTTTGAGTTTTAGATAGCTAATTGACTTTCCACTTCCATTGAATAAAAGTGGGCAGGGGAAGTTGTAGTGCTTTGCATCGTATACTACAGGCAGCGAAACTACAAGTTCTTCAAGCTGTGGATTAACAGCAATCTTAAGCCAACTCTTGAGACGACTGGCGTAGATACGAGAACCACAGCATTCAAGCTTGAATGTCTTCACACCACTGCCTGTGTGTTTTTTCATAATTTGGTCAACTATTTCGGTGAACTTCAAAGCTAGTTTATCCTGTTCACATGCAAGTCTCAGTAGTCTCTCAAAGAAGGTGAGATTCATGCCCAGTGTTTCCTGACTGAAGGTGAGATTGGGACGGCATCTCCAGCAACGTAAAAATTCACGAGACACGCAGCCAGCTCGGGCAGCATCCGGCAGTGGTAGTAGGGCATGTATATGACACCAAATGTCCTTAGAAAGTATGTAATAAAAAGTTAATTGATGAAATAAATTACACACCAGGCATTCAGTGCAAAGTGTGACAGATTATAAAGTAAAATAGCCACAGAGTCGAATGCGGTTGTGGTGGGAATATTACTTATTAACATTAGTTGTTTCTTAAAAAGGTCACCTGATTCCCAAACAAATTATTACTTATTCCTAAAATGCACAACAGTGAAATCAATATTCTAGTGTGAACTTTGAATCTAGCAGAAAAGTACAGAGGAAGCAGAGTCTCTTCTTTTTACCTTTGCAGAAACTTGGTTAAAGTACAATGCTTCAAGAATGTACTGAAGTATCGGACTTATGCTCAAATTTATCGAAGCTAACCAATTGCTAGTTTGAATGAGCATACTTATTGCAGTTCTAAGCTGATTTCTTCTTTCTGAAGTAGCTTCAAATAGGTTACATGACATGTTTATTTTTTATTCATCGACCAAGATTTTGTCAGAATTGCTGAACTGGGAGGCTTTCATTTTGTGATTTAGAAAAGGGCAAAGTACTATAGAACACATACTGTAGAACATTGTCGAACATAGAGAAGTTTGATTGCACACACTGTAGACCGTTATCTATTTCAGAGCGGATAAGATCGAATGCCAATGAAAAAAAAATACGCGTCTAACAAAAGTCTGTAGAGGATGTTGTAAAACAGAAGAGAAGAAGTTTGTATGGGATGGGTGAAAAGCACGAAAAGTTGTGATCCTGAAGTGTGTGAATTACCTAAACAAATTGTTTATTTAAGAGGGGAGTTTAAATATTGGATTGGTAAAAGCTTTGGCATAAACGATCTTGGAGAAGAAATTTGGCTAAACCTGTCCTGAGAATTAGTGAATTAAAATTGGTGTCTGAATTTGTCTGACGAAACCAATCCCATCTGTAAGGTGTGCTAGAAGGTAGAAATGCCTAAGTGAATTTTCTATGGCAAGAACCGAATACAAGGTTTCAGTAACGAAACATATACTATATCTAGCAGTACAAGTATTGCGTTTTCTGAATTTTATTCTATGTCGTACCTCCGGAAGGTCTGGCCCTGAATATCGCATTATTTTGGTGCGTTCAGAAAAGCCATCTTGTTCACAGGATGGCCTCGTCGTCTTAGCCACTGATGAAACCATCGGTATACCTGAAATTACTACATATCATGAGTTAATTATGCAGACACTAGAAGAAAGCAATCCAGTAAAAAAAACAGAGATTGTATTCGTTTCCACTATCTAATTTATATATGATGCACATCAACACAAGGTCGCTATAAAAATTTCTTTTGTTCCAGTAATGAGCCCCATGGAGGGATGAAACGGCGATAGAGTACCTGGTAATGGGATGGGCATGGTAAGGTCCATTGTGCGTCGACGACGATATTCCTGGGTCTCCTGCAGGCCCAGCTGCCTCCTCTCTCGCTCGCTCTACGTATTAATTTGGGGAACCCCCGCAAACCGGCGCTCGCTCAAATTCCAGTTTGGATTTCGAACCAACCAacacggcgacggcgaggcgaggtgcCGGGCGGGGATACCTAGCTAGGGCTAGCGAGAGCCAGAGAGGAGTCCACCGAGCAGACGACAGAGTGCTTTTTCTTTTTAGGGAAGGGCGTAGCGCAGGTGCAGTTGCTCTTGCTCGTTCGGCCCATACGTTTAGGGAAGTGGCTCGCGGGCGCACGGGCGCCCGATCGCAGCCCCGAGCGTTCTTCCAAAAAAGGAAGGAGCCGCCCCCGCGCGTGACCAGACAGCCAGAAACGGAAAGCAGACCCCCGCGCGCGAAACCGACCAACCCAAGCCCGCGCGAATCACGCGCGCGCCCCGATCACACCTGGTCCCCCTGGCCCCCGCTTCCTCGCACCCGTCGTCGCCAGGCTTCGGTCCCCACCCTCTCCCTGCACCCCCGCCCACGCTCCCCCTTGCGGACACCTCACGCAACCCCCTCCTCCATTTCCTTGAAGGACAAGCCCACGCAcgggtccccttcttcctccttgctcctgcCTTTCCTCCTCTAAACAAGATCTGCCCCATCTATGGCGTCTTGAAGAACAAAGCCAACGCAGGAacacctccttcctcctccttgctccAAAAATCAGATCTGAAGAGAAAAAAACCAGACCTACCTGCCCCTAAAAAGGTAAGCACCACCTCCACCCGACTCCTCTCTCTTCCCTACTCAACCACCCTTGCCCTTCCCTGCTTGAACATCAACTAGTCCAGTTTTTAGTTCGTTCTTTTGATCTGGGGAAAAAAGCAACTATAGTGGGAACACCAATACGCATCTTGAGCAACTATTATGATACAAAAAAGCAACACCAGTACAAAAATAGAGCAACTCTAGTGGGAAAGAAAATGCAGGACCATTGCGTTTGTGCAGGTGCATTGCAACACGAAACCTGCTTGGCTTTCTTTCCTATCCTATTATAAGGTGCTTGGGGTTCATGAGCAACCCTGATCAGGAAAAGTAACCTGACAACTCGAACAATTAACTGAAGCAACTATGTTCATTTTTGAAGCAACTCTGATAAAAAGAAGAGCTGAGCAACCGTAGCTGTTCAGAAATTCTAGAGTTGCCTCTACCAGATGTGAGAACATGTCAACTCTAGTAGTAAAACACATGCAACTTCCCTGTGCATTAAAGCATGAACTATCAAGAACATAAAAACTCAAGTTAGAGACAGAGGTAGAAAGTATTAACTTGCATGTGTTAACGCACAGCTTTTGCTATATCAGTATGGTTCTCGCTAAAAAGAAGACACAAACGACAAACGCACAAAACAAAGGCCGCGTCATAAAAACAGATTCGAACAATCCCACACTAAGATACTTTGCTACATTCCATATGGTctcactaaaaaaataaaaaagacatAAACTACACCAAATGATAGGCCTCCTGCTCCTGGTAAGCTCTCCGTCAGATATGCACATTGGTTGTTTCTTTCCCATCATCAAAAGTTGTAATCTACTGCTGAAAAAAAGGCACAAATGAATCAGCGCATGTCGTGTAAAAACAAATCTTTGCTGATGTATATGTGTGTCATACTGGTAGAAACATAACACATATAAGAAAACAAGAAGAAACAGGAAACTTTTGAGGAAAAAGAAGATATGAATTGCCTCTGTTTAACTTTATAGTTGCCCAAACAAGTGTTTATAGTTGCCCCTTTATATTCTACAACTAGATTGTTCATAAAAGGTCATGCATGCTTTTGTGGTGGGCTAACACACAATTTGTTGTAGGTTGATTGTTCATGATGATTGATCTAAATGAACCACCGCTTGACGTAGAGTCCATCAACATTTCAGTCGAGTTGGGTGCACCCTTCTTGCATGCAGGGGGTGAACAGGAACATCAACAATTGGAGGAGGAGGTTGGTGAGTCTCGTGACCCCAATGTTGGCTCTAACACTACTCATGTCCCAGACAATCGTGTTGCCGCTCCCCCACCTATGGTTGCTCTTGCTAATGCTTTAGTTCATGAGGCACATGAGTTGGAAGATGAAGAAGCTGGATCACAGCCACAACAACCTTATGTTGGCATGCGCTTCGACACATTAGAGGATGCGAGGGAACACTACAATCGCTATGCTTTGATGGAGGGCTTTTCAATCAAGTCAAATACGTATTACAGGTCAGCCTACACAGGTGTGGTGGAAAAACAACAATTCTGCTGTAACAAGTTCCGCAAACCAGTAGAGAGGGTTGGGATCCCGGATGTTCCCTCGTCGAGCAAAAACACTACATGTCCAAGCTCACCTGAAcaagatgttgaagatgatgtcGAGGAACACACTTTCAAGAAGAAGAGGAAACGGGAAACTGTGAAGCAAACAAAATGCCATGCTAAGATGGTGGTGAAGCTTAAAGATGACAGATGGGAGGTTATCACTTTTATTGCAGATCATAACCATCCACTGATTGAGAAGCCATCGCTTTCGAAATACCTCCGTGCTCACCAAGGAATCCCGCCGGAACAAAAAAAACTACCGACTCACCTAAATGACTGCAACTTGACAGCAGGTACAAAACTCACATTGCGTTAAGTCTTTTTACCACAGAACTGTTACTTATTCCCGCATCAAGTACCTTGACCTGAGCCAACTATGTTCATTTTTATGCAACTATGTTCATTTTTTGTGCAACTCTGGTAATTAAAAAAATCATGACCCAAAACAGAAACACCTTGGTGTTGCCTATTCCTACCTCAACTACTTGGGTTTGTTTCCTATCCTAGTATAAGCTGCTTAGGATTCATGGGCAACCCTGATCAGGCGGAAAAACTGGCAACTTGAATAGTAAACTGAGGCAACTATGTTCATTTTCCGTGCAActctgaaaataaaataaaagacatCACCCATCAAAAAACAAAACTTGGTTGGATACAGGTTTGGTTCTTGTTCTGCTTATGCATAATTGTTACTTTATGTTATCTATAAAAAACATGTTGCTCGCTGCATTGTGGTTAGTTAGTCCTGAAAAAAAcaagtttctatttttttatggCAGGAAAAATGATGATGTTAATGTCATCATACTACGGCTCGGAGTTGATTGTTCCGTACACAGCTAAAGCCATCCATAACCACTGTTCGAAGCTCAAAGCCCCAACTAAAGACATTGACATTGAAGAAACACTAAACTACTTTTGCAAGGTGATGGAAAATGACCCAGGATTTTTCTTTAAATGCAAGACAGATGCGGAAGGCAGGACAGAAAACTTGTTTTGGGTGGATGGTGCGGCACGGAAAGCATACGCGGAGGCTTATCATGATTGCGTGTCATTTGATGCAACTTACCTCATGAACATGCACAATATGCCATTTGCCCCCTTCATTGGAATCAACAGACATGGGCAGTCAATAATGCTCGGGTGTGGATTTGTCCGGCAGGAACTAGCCTCAAGTTATGACTGGTTGTTTGATGCTTTCCTAGAAGCAATGGATCGTTTGGCTCCGGACAACATCATCACGGACCAAGATGTTGCTATGGCACAATCTATCAAGAGGAAGTTCCCGAGAACGATTCACCGTTGCTGCCGTTGGCATATAATGAAGAAAGCACAAGAGAAGCTTGGCCCTGTGTTGGCTAGGAACCCGGATTTGGTAAAAGACTTCAATGAATGCATTGACTTCAGTTTCACCCCGGCTGAGTTTGAAAGGAAATGGGCTGCACTTCAATTGAAATATGAAGGTCTTATGCATGGTCACTTTGAGAAACTCTATGAAGATCGGGCTACATGGGTGCCGTGTTACTTCAAATTCaggttcttccctttccttcagtCAACGCAACGCAGCGAAGGGTTCAATGCTGTGTTCAAGCGCTATGTGAACCCACACAAGTCAATTCTCAACTTCGTCAAGCAATATGAGAAGATTCAAGTACACATACTCGTGAGGGAGGGCGGGAATGACTACCGGACAGAGCATCTAGAGGCACAAAGATGGTTGCGTTTCCCCATTGAGAGGCATGCCTACAAAGCATACACTAGGGACATCTATGTGAAGTTTACAACTGAGTTTCAGATGATTGGCCAGTACGATGTGCGTCCCACTGGAATCAACTTCTATTACCTTGAGCCCAATACAGAAGAAGTTCTAGGGTATGGCTCAAGGAAGTACCTAGTCACAGTGAGACCAGAGCCAGCTATCTACGATTGCGAATGTTGCAAGTGGCATAGGGATGACATGCTTTGTTGCCATGTCTTGAAAATCTTCACACACCTTGGCGTTAATGAGATACCTGAACACTACATCAAGCGCCGCTGGACGCAAGATGCAGTGCCAAGTGCACCACCGCCACCTAACGAGGGCCCTCCGCATGACTTGCCCGCTGAGTCAGAGAACCAAGTTCGGCAAGTGACTCTGACAATGGATTTTGCAAAGCTAGCGAAGAAGGTAATGACTAGTGATGAGGCAGCCGCTGCAGTTAGGAGGCACATGAAAGCAGTAGATACTGAGGTTACTAAGCTGAATAAACTGAGGAAGAAGAGGCTAAAGGCAGCCCGGGAAGCGGCTCGTGCTAGGGAAGCATCAAACCCTAATGCCCCAAGTACTTCAAACCAACCTCCTGCCCCCCTGCTCCTATGGATCCACCTCGTTCAGTCACGAAAGGGCGCAGCCGCAGCAAGCGCTTCAAATCAGCCCTGGAACTACACCCtaagaaaaagaacaagtgcagCATTTGTGAATCAATCGATCACACTGCTGCGACGTGCCTAGGGAAGCTGATGTGATCATTACCACATGAAGATAATGGCCCCCCGGGCTTGCAAAACTAGCGGAAAGTAAGGGAAAAAAGAGCAAACAGTGTCCTGGTAGATGAAGCAATTCAGGTCTGGTTTCTGAGCAAATGTAGAAGGGAAATCAAGCAATTGCCAGCTTCAAGAAAAAAGCAACGATGAAATCATTTGCATGGACTTGTTTTAATTTATGTGTTTTCCTAGCTTTAAATTCACAAATTGGAGACTGTGTGGAGGTAGATGCTTGACATTTGTGCTTATATTCCTTACTCGTAAAACATGCAAAATCCTATGGACGCTTGTGATTTATGCAAACATGTTATAGATGGTTTGGGGCAAAAAATTTGTGAGTTTTGTAATGGAACACATTAGTATTCGCATTTGATATTCTCTAATGGAACACATTGATCAGGAAAAAAAATGTACCTAGATATTTGTTCACTTGTTGGCCGGTTTGAGGATCTCCTGCCATGGAATCTTGTTCAGGTCACACTTCAGCATGGAGATGGTCATCTTCTTCCTGATGTTTGGTATGTCGCTTTGTCCGTAGTTCGGGAGCCATGTCCCGTTCCACAATAACGCGTTCATCAATGCGAATATGCTACAGTCACCGCTGCAAAAAACCAAATGTCAAGAAAGCACTTGCAAAAAAAAGCAAACACTACGTCTTATAACAACGATATGTATGTATGTGGGTTGGTCCTTACGATACAGTCTGCTTTGGTGCATCGATATCCACAAGCGGGAACTTGTCcattgtctttgcttgttttggatAGTACTTGTCCCACAACACACGGACTGCAGCTACAATAGCCCTTGCAACATCATCCAGCCTCTTGCTTTTCTTTAACATCCTCCCACTAGTAGacaaaggcccatttgtcccggttcataaggcccatctgtcccggttggggaacagGGACTAAAGGTTCGTTACTAatgcctaggcctttagtcccggttcttatactaaccgggacagatggtcctccacgtggccggtgctgcgagcccaggcaggaggccctttagtcccggttggtggcaccaaccgggaccaataggcatccatgcgtcaactgttcaggggctagggtttttattttttctgaaagggggggtggatttgggggttttgtatggttaattaaggtgtttcatatattgtgttaggtagctaattaattaatagggagaagtgtcctctcttatctccgtgcttggtcgacgctacgtactatacatagagaggccctcgacacgctagctagtaagaaaatgaaggaaaccattaagtacagaagtttgtcatgcataccgagagaagtgatcgacctctccttctccgagagattggtcgaacaacaagttttcgtattatctatccgacgctactggctacatacatatacaatatgtaagatctcttacaatcccctagcatttgaactcaacttccacatggtattctccggctttattgatgacgtggtcaagaaagaatcccgccaatcactagtagaaaattgggctttggtcacagggcaatattcacattagtcccggttcagtcacgaaccgggactaatgtgagcattggtcccggttcgtgcggccaggggcctgccgggcctcgtgggggcattggtcccggttcgtccggaccctttggtcccggttggtgggacaaaccgggaccaatgggccacgctcctggcccaccaccctttagtcccggttcataccacaaaccgggactaaagagctggtcctagttgcggccagtgtttagtcccacctcgccaaccgaagggcgctcacaccagtttataagcccgtccctctctgccttgttgagctcctattaaagtgaaaatagatgcccttatacagggaatttgacctaaattcatagtaaatttcatagaaatttattatgaatttaggttgaatttcctctataagcgcatctatgttcattttttatagtaaataaaataaataaaccttaataaaataaataaaaataaataaaccttaataaaataaaataaaataaactatagtaactaaaataaataaaccttaataaattaaatacaaaaagcagcagtaaaataaataaaaatagcagcagtaaaataaataaaaataaaataattaaagtaaaatacataagtaattagaaataaaataaataagttttttgttgtaagtagagacaaaacaaaacaaataaagcaaaagagaaaacaaaaaacagagaaaaaaattatgccacctactgggccaccacggcctgaatacgacttgaaacccgtCCGTGGGCCAGGATTCGGGCcagcagaaggcccagtaggccgcacaggcaaagagaacagttaggcccgaaagcctgcagttgagaggagctcgagagggtgggcgcagcagcgcttataaaccactctcgagccctctcaactagcgaggtgggactaaacttttgacgcggggcagcacaaggcctttggtcccggttggtgccaccaaccgggactaaagggggcattggtcccggttcgtggcaccaaccgggaccaaaggcctttagtctcggttggtgccacgaaccgggaccaaagagttccctatatataccccatcgccacagcagagcactccacagtgctctgttttttctggccggcgaggggagggcatttgggtgctctagctcacctcctatgcacatgaggtgttcgatgaaatgtctgagccacactagttaatctttctcctctcaaaactcgacctccgagctccattttccccgagatttgtctaggtttagcggtccgtcacgtcccgtccccgtcttcaccgccgtcgatcgcccgcgccgatctcgtcgccagcaccaccgtggtgagcctcttgttcttatcttctttctgaaaggaaaaaaaattcttactttagatagttacttgtctaattttgttacttttattattccttcttattacatagtgcgatggttttggtatccgcccccgtcggccctcgtcctgtctatgatt
This DNA window, taken from Triticum aestivum cultivar Chinese Spring chromosome 1D, IWGSC CS RefSeq v2.1, whole genome shotgun sequence, encodes the following:
- the LOC123164350 gene encoding uncharacterized protein isoform X2, yielding MDLTMPIPLPGIPMVSSVAKTTRPSCEQDGFSERTKIMRYSGPDLPEDIWCHIHALLPLPDAARAGCVSREFLRCWRCRPNLTFSQETLGMNLTFFERLLRLACEQDKLALKFTEIVDQIMKKHTGSGVKTFKLECCGSRIYASRLKSWLKIAVNPQLEELVVSLPVVYDAKHYNFPCPLLFNGSGKSISYLKLKGCAFQPMAGLGCLRKMHLSEVHITGEDLGCLLSNSFVLEELDLSKCNNITCLKIPSLLNQFNHLTVSRCKTLEVIENKAPNLCTVRIDTTLVRLPFGDSLRVKNLEMLWPFEYNLVYYARAELPQIMPNLETLGISSAAEVLNTPIVPAKFLHLKLLEICLSVAEGAFSPAYDYLSLAFFLDDCPVLETFELSVCQTRMKHDSVSGDYSLLRKMPEHHHVSIKNVKIDGFCSAKSMIELTCHILDSATSLENLTLDTIYGADYEHVDRLAVHEIGGCSSPIGKRMIRDAHKAVLAIEKYIVGKVPSNVKLNIKKPCSQCHSVK
- the LOC123164350 gene encoding uncharacterized protein isoform X1 translates to MDLTMPIPLPVISGIPMVSSVAKTTRPSCEQDGFSERTKIMRYSGPDLPEDIWCHIHALLPLPDAARAGCVSREFLRCWRCRPNLTFSQETLGMNLTFFERLLRLACEQDKLALKFTEIVDQIMKKHTGSGVKTFKLECCGSRIYASRLKSWLKIAVNPQLEELVVSLPVVYDAKHYNFPCPLLFNGSGKSISYLKLKGCAFQPMAGLGCLRKMHLSEVHITGEDLGCLLSNSFVLEELDLSKCNNITCLKIPSLLNQFNHLTVSRCKTLEVIENKAPNLCTVRIDTTLVRLPFGDSLRVKNLEMLWPFEYNLVYYARAELPQIMPNLETLGISSAAEVLNTPIVPAKFLHLKLLEICLSVAEGAFSPAYDYLSLAFFLDDCPVLETFELSVCQTRMKHDSVSGDYSLLRKMPEHHHVSIKNVKIDGFCSAKSMIELTCHILDSATSLENLTLDTIYGADYEHVDRLAVHEIGGCSSPIGKRMIRDAHKAVLAIEKYIVGKVPSNVKLNIKKPCSQCHSVK